One region of Scophthalmus maximus strain ysfricsl-2021 chromosome 13, ASM2237912v1, whole genome shotgun sequence genomic DNA includes:
- the plcxd1 gene encoding PI-PLC X domain-containing protein 1 → MSRLSELPMESWMCHLPCALWDTPLHHLAIPGSHNAITYCLDMNDRSPVDLTQPDMLQKLDKYMKPLIRPFVYKWAKTQEYTIKQQLDCGVRYCDLRIAHRPNDGSTDLYFYHGVYTTLTVETVLLEIREWLDAHPKEVVILSFSHFLGLSPELHMLLLTSIRKVFASKLCPKTEALTLRNLWAVGCQVIVSYEHNIASCHGDLWPHIPYWWANKCKAEALIEEFEHRKQHGRPGGFFVTGINLTEDLKYICTHPTESLKDLVMSTYPALLSWVKEQTPGSRVGSLNIIAADFVTESHFVPTVVTLNEKLMKWSS, encoded by the exons ATGTCCCGACTGAGCGAGCTGCCCATGGAGAGCTGGATGTGTCACCTGCCGTGCGCTCTGTGGGACACCCCCCTGCATCACCTGGCCATCCCGG GCAGCCACAATGCAATAACCTACTGTCTGGATATGAATGACAGATCCCCCGTCGACCTCACTCAACCTGACATGCTTCAAAAGCTGGACAAATACATGAAGCCCCTTATTCGCCCCTTTGTGTACAAGTGGGCTAAAACCCAG GAGTACACGATAAAGCAGCAGCTGGACTGTGGGGTCAGGTACTGCGACCTTAGGATTGCACACCGGCCCAACGACGGCTCCACTGATCTTTACTTCTACCACGGCGTTTACACCACACTCACCGTGGAg ACGGTGCTACTGGAGATAAGAGAGTGGCTGGACGCTCATCCCAAAGAGGTGGTCATCCTCTCCTTCAGCCACTTCCTCGGCCTGAGCCCGGAGCtccacatgctgctgctcacgAGCATACGCAAAGTTTTCGCCTCCAAACTCTGTCCCAAAACG GAGGCGTTAACTCTTCGGAACCTGTGGGCTGTTGGCTGCCAAGTGATTGTTTCCTATGAACACAACATTGCCAGTTGTCACGGCGACCTGTGGCCCCACATTCCGTACTGGTGGGCCAATAAATGCAAAGCTGAGGCTCTTATCGAGGAGTTTGAGCACAGGAAGCAACACGGCAGACCAG gaggTTTCTTCGTGACGGGAATTAATCTGACCGAGGACTTGAAATACATCTGCACACACCCGACCGAGTCCCTGAAGGACCTGGTGATGTCCACGTATCCGGCGCTGCTCAGCTGGGTGAAGGAGCAGACCCCCGGCTCCAGGGTTGGCTCCCTCAACATCATCGCAGCGGACTTCGTCACAGAGAGCCACTTCGTGCCAACCGTCGTCACGCTGAATGAGAAACTCATGAAGTGGTCCTCGTGA
- the si:dkey-66a8.7 gene encoding PI-PLC X domain-containing protein 1 yields the protein MDHCGRDWMSALPERLWDVPLTDLAIPGSHDAMSYCLDVNSPLVRTESDSFRFLDGLFYCITRPAIFKWATTQDKSIEEQLSMGIRFFDLRVAHKPHDSSSDLYFTHVIYTHLTVLETLSSVAAWLESHPREVVILACSHFEGMDDRCHESFIFHLKELFGSKLCPRTESALTLRRLWASGYQVILTYDSQSAARHQQLWPDIPYHWANQPTAQGVISYLDRCKDQGRPEGFFISGLNLTAERYYIATNPWQSLRTLTMSNWECLTKWLERQVPGSEPRGLNIIAGDFVGTLPLCSLVISLNRKLVQENGSLINRWS from the exons ATGGATCACTGCGGCCGGGACTGGATGTCAGCGTTGCCCGAGCGGCTGTGGGACGTCCCACTGACGGACCTGGCCATACCGG GGAGCCACGATGCCATGAGCTACTGCCTGGACGTGAACTCCCCGCTGGTCCGGACCGAGTCGGACTCCTTCAGGTTCCTGGACGGACTGTTCTACTGCATCACCAGGCCTGCCATCTTCAAATGGGCCACCACGCAG GACAAAAGCATCGAGGAGCAGCTCTCCATGGGGATTCGCTTCTTCGACCTGCGCGTCGCACACAAACCCCACGACTCCTCCAGTGACCTGTATTTCACACACGTCATATACACTCATTTAACAGTTCTG GAAACGCTGTCGTCTGTCGCCGCCTGGCTCGAGTCTCATCCGAGAGAGGTCGTCATCCTCGCCTGCAGCCATTTCGAGGGAATGGACGACAGATGCCACGAGTCATTTATTTTCCACCTGAAGGAGCTGTTTGGATCAAAGCTCTGCCCCCGGACG GAGTCAGCCCTGACCCTGCGGCGTCTGTGGGCATCTGGCTACCAGGTCATCCTGACCTATGACTCCCAGAGTGCAGCGAGACACCAGCAGCTGTGGCCTGACATCCCCTACCACTGGGCCAACCAGCCCACGGCACAAGGAGTCATCAGTTACCTGGACAGGTGCAAAGATCAGGGGCGTCCAG agggcTTCTTCATCTCCGGCCTGAACCTGACAGCTGAGCGGTACTACATCGCCACCAACCCGTGGCAGTCGCTGCGAACGCTGACCATGAGCAACTGGGAGTGTCTGACGAAGTGGCTGGAGCGGCAGGTCCCTGGCTCGGAGCCCAGGGGCCTCAACATCATCGCGGGAGACTTCGTGGGGACACTTCCGCTCTGCTCCCTGGTCATCTCACTGAACCGTAAACTTGTGCAAGAGAACGGCAGTCTGATAAACAGATGGAGCTGA
- the jade3 gene encoding protein Jade-3: MKRLRSSSSSDSSDNESPSTSFCSSTKYGGKPGTPASNPKKPAEVFRKDLISAMKLPDSHHVSPEDYYLLADTWKEEWEKGVQVPASPDTIPEPSVRAIAEKPKEVLYSHQRKYIQCSCLESTEPGYVNIKELAEAMCRYDLDDTDLHWLHTLNRALEHMGEGPIDELTMERAMEALESQCHDNMNHAIETVEGLGIEYDEDVICDVCRSPDSEEGNDMVFCDKCNICVHQACYGIVKVPVGNWLCRTCVLGIDPQCLLCPQKGGAMKATRAGTKWAHVSCALWIPEVSIACPERMEPITKVSHIPPSRWSLICSLCKLKTGACIQCSVKNCTTPFHVTCAFEHSLEMKTILDEGDEVKFKSYCLKHSKSKAGEVSLSPARAKPPGEAGKVGQRAQRLQELEEEFYTFIQPQELAPALGLSEGLVDFIYQYWKLKRKSNFNKALLPPKEDEENLVLQPQEDSIHTRMRMFMHLRQDLERVRNLCYMVSRREKLKLLQSKAGEQMFDLHVQLLNQELTAGLPASFPVENTLFRPPPRITLKLKMPKSSSLGNGNCSSKSGNGPLCPDNSGNVTEHTGEGLGQGKPQMHGRVRRDDRPNCRMASSSHSNNPVLSIKPTGKPFSLHAALHGHSSNSNGKLDQARACVVKSNGLLEKFAAQKDSSCQTPRHQDASNEALDKSSFRKSAMEHFGRSFKEATINLVRTTEDLRASDKLSRKGSAKERQWAKPMPQHKVKSMRSYQDSDGYCPDLELSDSEPEAKGRHRRQGDTPREGVRRGKQSLGSRHPMQR; encoded by the exons ATGAAACGTCTCAGGTCCTCAAGCAGCAGCGACAGTTCTGACAACGAAA GTCCTTCAACCTCCTTCTGCTCGTCAACCAAGTATGGCGGTAAACCTGGAACCCCCGCCTCCAACCCGAAGAAACCGGCTGAA GTGTTCCGAAAAGACCTGATCAGTGCCATGAAGCTGCCCGACTCGCACCACGTCTCGCCCGAGGACTACTACCTGCTGGCAGACACCTGGAAGGAGGAGTGGGAGAAGGGAGTCCAGGTGCCGGCGAGTCCAGACACCATCCCGGAGCCGTCGGTTAG GGCGATTGCAGAGAAGCCGAAGGAAGTGCTGTACTCCCACCAGAGGAAGTACATCCAGTGCTCTTGTCTGGAGTCAACTGAACCAGGTTATGTCAACATCAAGGAGCTGGCAGAGGCCATGTGTCGCTACGACCTGGACGACACGGACCTCCACTGGCTGCACACGCTCAACCGAGCGCTCGAACACATGG GGGAAGGGCCCATAGACGAGCTGACAATGGAACGCGCCATGGAGGCCCTGGAGAGCCAGTGTCATGACAACATGAACCACGCCATCGAGACGGTGGAGGGTCTGGGGATTGAGTACGACGAGGACGTCATCTGCGACGTGTGCCGCTCCCCGGACAGCGAGGAAGGGAACGACATGGTGTTCTGCGACAAATGCAACATCTGTGTGCACCAG GCCTGCTATGGCATCGTCAAAGTACCCGTTGGCAACTGGCTGTGTAGGACGTGTGTCCTGGGCATCGACCCGCAGTGCCTCCTGTGTCCACAGAAGGGTGGTGCCATGAAGGCGACACGTGCAGGCACCAAGTGGGCACATGTGAGCTGCGCCCTGTGGATACCAGAG GTGAGCATTGCTTGTCCGGAGAGGATGGAGCCCATCACTAAAGTCTCCCACATCCCACCCAGCCGCTGGTCTCTCATCTGCAGCCTGTGTAAACTGAAGACGGGTGCGTGTATCCAG TGCTCTGTAAAGAACTGCACCACTCCTTTCCACGTGACGTGTGCCTTTGAGCACAGCCTGGAGATGAAGACCATCTTGGACGAAGGGGACGAAGTCAAGTTCAAGTCCTACTGCCTCAAGCACAGCAAATCAAAGGCCGGGGAGGTCAGCCTGAGCCCGGCGCGCGCGAAACCCCCCGGCGAGGCGGGGAAGGTGGGCCAGCGGGCGCAGAgactgcaggagctggaggaggagttcTACACCTTCATCCAGCCGCAGGAGCTGGCCCCGGCCCTGGGGCTCTCGGAGGGCCTGGTGGACTTCATCTACCAGTACTGGaaactgaagaggaagagcaacTTTAACAAGGCTCTGCTGCCCCCtaaagaggacgaggagaaccTGGTGCTGCAGCCGCAGGAGGACAGCATCCACACACGCATGCGGATGTTCATGCACCTGCGGCAGGATTTGGAGAGG GTAAGGAATTTGTGCTACATGGTGAGTCGGCGGGagaagctgaagctgctgcagagtaAAGCCGGGGAGCAGATGTTTGACTTGCACGTGCAGCTCTTGAACCAGGAGCTTACTGCCG GTCTCCCTGCGTCATTCCCAGTGGAGAACACACTGTTTCGTCCTCCTCCGCGGATAACTCTAAAGCTGAAAATGCCCAAGTCCTCAAGTCTAGGAAACGGAAATTGCAGTTCCAAGTCTGGTAACGGACCACTCTGTCCGGACAACAGCGGGAACGTTACTGAACACACAGGCGAGGGGCTGGGTCAGGGGAAACCTCAGATGCACGGGCGCGTTCGGCGAGATGATCGGCCCAACTGCCGAATGGCTTCCTCGAGCCACTCGAACAACCCTGTGCTGTCCATCAAACCAACGGGCAAACCTTTCTCCCTGCACGCTGCGCTCCATGGCCACTCGTCCAACAGCAACGGCAAACTGGACCAAGCCCGAGCATGCGTGGTCAAGTCCAACGGCCTCCTGGAGAAGTTTGCAGCTCAGAAGGACAGTTCCTGCCAGACTCCCCGTCACCAGGATGCTTCGAACGAGGCTTTGGACAAGAGCAGCTTTCGCAAGTCTGCCATGGAGCACTTTGGCAGGTCATTCAAAGAGGCGACCATCAACTTGGTTCGCACCACGGAGGACCTGAGGGCCTCTGACAAACTGTCCCGCAAGGGGTCGGCCAAGGAGAGACAATGGGCCAAACCCATGCCTCAACACAAGGTGAAAAGCATGCGATCGTACCAGGACAGTGACGGCTACTGTCCCGACCTGGAGCTCAGCGACTCGGAGCCGGAGGCCAAAGGGAGGCACCGGCGACAGGGGGACACTCCAAGGGAAGGGGTCAGACGCGGGAAACAGTCGCTGGGCTCCAGACACCCCATGCAGAGGTGA
- the gtpbp6 gene encoding putative GTP-binding protein 6 has translation MKPLSRIHAWLPLLQARSCPGAAAAAAAACSLHHAGVSTCGPLRRRAAPTLQSRAVTLSACRLKRADGRHTGSTEVDGDDDDDGGGEEEEEGDFMEDSEVEELFQQQAPEGIAGGQHRVFVVQPDVKWGSRKQHLTTAELMMAEAVGLVNTLDSWRVVDKIVLSTKTPEKKRIFGKGNFQALTEKIRRTAGITAVFVNVERLSPLSEREFEEAWGVKVFDRYSVVLHIFRCNARTKEAKLQISLAEIPLLRSRLKNEMANMDQQGGGSRYIGGSGETLLEVQQRLLKEREMKIRSALEKLRKKRHLLRSQRKRSEFPIVSVLGYTNCGKTTLIKALTGDVGLQPRNQLFATLDVTVHAGQLPSRMTVLYVDTIGFLSQLPHQLIDSFSATLEDIKHSDLLVHVRDISHPETVNQKANVLNVLKNLEIPDRLTSSMIEVHNKTDLVDNYQSAEPDALPISALEERGLDELRQVVEDEIVNSTGKHILDLRVNLSTPQLSWLYKEAAVQDVQVNADDGSAVVKVIIGTAAYGRYRKLFVGR, from the exons ATGAAACCACTGAGCAGGATCCACGCGTGGTTACCGCTCCTGCAGGCGCGGAGCTGTcccggtgcagcagcagcagcagcagcagcctgcagtcTCCACCACGCCGGGGTCTCCACCTGTGGACCACTGAGGCGGAGGGCTGCGCCCACCCTGCAGTCCCGAGCTGTCACTCTCTCCGCGTGCAGGTTAAAGAGAGCGGATGGACGGCACACGGGATCCACAGAGGTggacggtgatgatgatgatgatggtggtggtgaggaggaggaggagggagatttCATGGAGGACagtgaggtggaggagctgttcCAGCAGCAGGCCCCTGAAGGCATCGCCGGGGGACAGCACAGGGTCTTCGTCGTCCAGCCTGACGTGAAGTGGGGCAGCAGGAAGCAGCACCTGACCACcg CCGAGCTGATGATGGCCGAGGCCGTGGGGCTCGTCAACACCTTGGACAGCTGGAGGGTGGTGGACAAGATCGTCCTCTCCACCAAGACGCCGGAGAAGAAGAGGATCTTCGGCAAAGGCAACTTCCAGGCCCTCACAG AGAAAATCAGACGAACAGCGGGAATCACCGCCGTGTTTGTGAACGTCGagcgtctgtctcctctgtctgag AGGGAGTTTGAGGAAGCGTGGGGGGTTAAAGTCTTTGACAGGTACTCAGTGGTCCTTCACATCTTCCGCTGCAACGCCAGAACCAAAGAGGCCAAGTTGCAGATCTCTCTGGCCGAGATTCCCTTGTTAAG ATCTCGTTTGAAGAATGAAATGGCAAACATGGACCAGCAAGGCGGAGGCTCGAGATACATCGGAGGTTCAG GCGAGACACTGTTGGAGGTGCAGCAGCGGCTTCTGAAGGAACGGGAGATGAAGATTCGCTCGGCGCTGGAAAAACTGCGCAAAAAGAGGCACCTGCTGCGGTCTCAGCGCAAACGCAGCGAGTTCCCCATCGTCTCGGTGTTGGGATATACAAACTGTG GAAAAACCACTCTGATCAAAGCGCTGACTGGCGACGTCGGCCTCCAGCCCAGAAACCAGCTCTTCGCCACCCTGGATGTCACCGTCCACGCCGGCCAGCTGCCCAGTCGCATGACCGTTCTGTACGTGGACACCATCGGCTTCCTGTCCCAGCTGCCCCACCAGCTCATCGACTCCTTCTCTGCCACCCTGGAGGATATCAAACACTCC GATCTGTTGGTTCACGTCCGAGACATCAGTCATCCAGAGACGGTGAATCAGAAGGCGAACGTGCTGAATGTCCTCAAGAACCTGGAAATCCCCGACAGGCTGACGAGCTCCATGATAGAAGTCCACAATAAAACTGACCTTGTTGACAA CTATCAGTCTGCGGAGCCAGACGCGCTGCCCATATCTGCCCTGGAGGAGCGAGGCCTAGATGAGCTGAGGCAAGTAGTGGAAGACGAGATCGTGAACTCCACTGGGAAACACATTTTGGATCTCAGAGTCAACCTCAGCACTCCTCAGTTAAg CTGGCTGTACAAAGAGGCAGCCGTGCAGGACGTGCAGGTGAACGCAGACGACGGCTCGGCCGTCGTCAAGGTCATCATCGGCACCGCCGCTTACGGACGCTACAGGAAACTGTTCGTGGGCAGATAG
- the LOC118318756 gene encoding ICOS ligand has product MPAALWRAGLLLSLVAACACRGEAPPRGSADRAPRAASTPPLPGQPDCVLGVVGRPVALPCFYPDILAHANVTVEWRRGEEVLLRSERGEGEGARAGGWSTDCAAISADAARTGNLSLVLPKVHPREDNTSYSLFMASGANRSALLCTVCLRAAASFSTPLLHRQEAERGEGTTFLCQSGGGFPAPAVHWLIDDTAEPPEGSVWTLATSLPDSRLYNITSRLTVNISRDSSVSCSVENASLNTTVTSTSYGVRVGPVHSRASEAMWIFSTALCVVVGIMVIVGVGYQIHLDRISKRKKKEFHRQLSTGHSSQHPCEEEEEEAQALKLAAIETDV; this is encoded by the exons ATGCCGGCGGCACTGTGGCGCGCGGGACTGCTGCTCAGCCTGGTCGCCGCGTGCGCCTGTCGGGGCGAGGCGCCGCCGCGCGGCTCCGCGGACCGAGCTCCCCGTGCCGCTTCGACTCCTCCGCTCCCCGGGCAGCCGGACTGCGTCCTCGGCGTCGTCGGCCGGCCCGTGGCGCTGCCCTGCTTCTACCCCGACATACTCGCCCACGCCAACGTCACCGTCGAGTGGCGCCGAGGCGAGGAGGTGCTGCTGAGGTCcgagcggggggagggggagggggcgcgcgcggggggctggagcacCGACTGCGCGGCGATCTCCGCCGACGCTGCGCGCACCGGGAACCTGTCTCTGGTGCTGCCGAAGGTCCACCCCAGGGAGGACAACACGTCCTACAGCCTGTTCATGGCGTCGGGGGCCAATCGAAGTGCGCTCCTGTGCACCGTGTGCCTCCGAGCGGCAG CCAGTTTCAGCACCCCGCTGCTGCACAGGCAGGAGGCGGAGCGGGGCGAGGGCACCACCTTCCTCTGCCAGTCCGGCGGTGGCTTCCCCGCGCCTGCGGTTCACTGGCTCATCGATGACACCGCGGAGCCCCCCGAGGGGTCGGTGTGGACCCTGGCCACGTCCCTCCCCGACTCGCGCCTCTACAACATCACCAGCCGCCTGACGGTCAACATCTCCAGAGACTCCAGCGTGTCGTGCAGCGTGGAGAACGCGTCCCTGAACACGACCGTGACCTCCACGAGCT ATGGCGTGCGCGTCGGCCCGGTGCACAGCAGAGCATCGGAGGCCATGTGGATCTTCAGCACGGCTCTCTGCGTGGTGGTCGGCATCATGGTGATTGTGGGAGTGGGCTACCAGATCCACCTGGACAGGATCAGTAAGCGGAAGAAAAAGGAATTCCATCGACAGCTGAGCACAG GACACAGCAGTCAACATCcgtgcgaggaggaggaggaggaggcccagGCGTTGAAGCTGGCGGCCATAGAGACGGATGTTTGA
- the nit2 gene encoding omega-amidase NIT2, translating into MSSFAKVMSKFRLAVVQQQVTGVKADNLSRARRLVKEAAGQGGQLVLLPECFNSPYGTNFFSEYAERIPGESTQVLSEVAKENKVYLVGGSIPEEDGGKLYNSCAVFGPDGELILKHRKIHLFDIDVPGKIRFQESETLSPGNSLSMFETPFCKVGVGICYDMRFAELAQLYSRKGCQLLVYPGAFNMTTGPAHWELLQRGRAVDNQVFVATASPARDETSSYVAWGHSTVVNPWGEVISKAGAEEAVIYADIDLQHLADIRQQIPITAQRRSDLYAVTSVQEGSS; encoded by the exons ATGTCAAGTTTTGCCAAAGTCATGTCCA AGTTCCGTCTGGccgtggtgcagcagcaggtgaccGGCGTCAAGGCGGACAACCTGAGCAGAGCCCGGCGGCTGGTGAAGGAGGCTGCGGGACAGGGAGGccagctggtgctgctgccg GAATGCTTCAACTCTCCATATGGAACCAACTTCTTCTCTGAGTATGCCGAGAGGATCCCAGGAGAGTCCACCCAGGTGCTGTCAGAGGTCGCCAAGGAGAACAAGGTGTATCTAGTGGGAG GATCGATCCCTGAAGAGGACGGTGGGAAGTTGTATAACAGCTGTGCTGTGTTTGGGCCTGATGGAGAGCTGATTCTTAAACACAGAAAG aTTCACCTCTTCGACATCGACGTTCCCGGAAAGATTCGCTTCCAGGAGTCTGAGACACTGAGTCCAGGCAACAGTTTGTCCATGTTCGAAACAC CATTCTGTAAAGTGGGAGTGGGGATCTGCTACGATATGAGGTTCGCAGAACTTGCGCAGCTCTACAGCAGAAAAG GCTGTCAGCTGCTGGTCTACCCTGGAGCCTTCAACATGACGACTGGTCCGGCGCACTGGGAGCTCCTGCAGAGGGGGAG GGCGGTTGATAACCAAGTGTTCGTGGCCACAGCGTCGCCTGCCAGAGATGAGACCTCTTCGTATGTCGCCTGGGGTCACAGCACTGTCGTGAACCCGTG GGGAGAAGTGATCTCCAAGGCCGGAGCAGAGGAGGCCGTGATTTACGCCGATATCG ACCTGCAGCATTTGGCCGACATCCGGCAGCAGATCCCGATCACGGCCCAGCGTCGCAGCGACCTCTACGCAGTGACGTCTGTGCAGGAGGGGTCGAGCTGA
- the rp2 gene encoding protein XRP2 — MGCFFSKKSKRKSDKEDLTPTTTTVETTTTSNAVPLGNNTDEAPKQYSWDKREKVDPKDYMLTGLKDVTVGRLPGKLNGQQFVIQECENCNIYVFDHSATITIDDCVNCRIVLGPIKGSVFFRDCKDIKCVVACQQFRTRDCKKMEVFLCCATQPIIESSTGMKFGCFQYYYPELAFHFKDAGLSIFNNNWSNIHDFTPVSGENNWSLLPEASAVQDAVPAPDAESEFKSVRISSDPTRSIVPLTKGGRRKDSEESCLFVFFAGEYTTANARKLIDEATAKGFVLVQTKEVSMHPEDVKRVFQNSAEDLVEAVTRGPVIALELNGDGVVEACKNIGNDIFSGTKVFVSDNKNTSSRDVDSFFNFADMQMGL, encoded by the exons ATGGGCTGCTTCTTCTCGAAGAAATCCAAACGGAAGTCGGATAAAGAGGACCTGACGCCGACCACGACGACCGTGGAAACTACGACGACAAGCAACGCGGTTCCCCTTGGCAACAACACCGACGAGGCTCCGAAGCAGTACAGCTGGGACAAGAGGGAGAAG GTCGATCCCAAAGACTACATGCTGACGGGGCTCAAAGACGTCACGGTGGGCCGTCTCCCTGGGAAACTGAACGGACAGCAGTTCGTGATCCAGGAGTGCGAGAACTGCAACATCTACGTGTTTGACCACTCGGCGACCATCACCATCGACGACTGCGTCAACTGCCGCATCGTCCTCGGGCCCATCAAGGGCAGCGTGTTTTTCAGAGACTGCAAGGACATCAAGTGCGTGGTGGCCTGTCAGCAGTTCCGCACGCGGGATTGTAAAAAGATGGAGGTGTTCCTGTGCTGTGCCACCCAGCCCATCATCGAGTCGTCCACGGGCATGAAGTTTGGCTGCTTTCAGTATTACTATCCGGAGCTGGCCTTCCACTTCAAGGACGCCGGGCTCAGCATATTCAACAACAACTGGAGCAACATCCACGACTTCACGCCGGTGTCCGGCGAGAACAACTGGAGCTTGTTGCCAGAGGCCTCAGCGGTTCAGGATGCTGTGCCAGCCCCAGACGCTGAGTCCGAGTTCAAGTCGGTGCGGATCTCCAGTGACCCGACACGCAGCATTGTGCCTCTGACAAAGGGAGGGAGGCGTAAGGACAGCGAAGAGTCCtgcctctttgtcttcttcgCCGGAGAGTACACCACTGCAAATGCCCGCAAACTGATCGACGag GCAACTGCTAAAGGTTTTGTGCTGGTGCAGACTAAGGAAGTCTCGATGCACCCTGAAGATGTGAAGAGGGTTTTCCAGAACAGTGCGGAGGATCTGGTGGAGGCGGTCACCAGAG GCCCTGTGATCGCCCTGGAGCTGAATGGTGACGGAGTTGTGGAAGCCTGTAAGAACATCGGCAATGACATATTCAGTGGCACCAAG GTTTTTGTCTCTGATAACAAAAATACATCCTCTCGAGATGTGGACAGCTTCTTCAACTTTGCCGACATGCAGATGGGCTTGTGA